In Myxococcaceae bacterium JPH2, a single genomic region encodes these proteins:
- a CDS encoding KR domain-containing protein: MAHEATGRILAERLAALSPERRALLELALKSRGTATSGEAPSARGRALTLDAFFRAQAEQGGGTVGAFPTLALLGEVIPAFSWLDAARGAASGAQAVLLAEAHRELRGALFRNVDLTRCERILGFGAGQGQELVALARRTATHHLVGQASSAAEVESTRQLVRSHGLEDRVATTTEALGGEAAGEPFDLAFGLEALRQTEDRSALFSALGKRVKEGGQLVLGDLFLRTRLSLPHVERLGLPLLDELCADLSAHGFLIEDCVDAAREAANYLHAPGLEAQLQRLGWAADDVRTEVARAHEALAGLLAGDAVSYLLLTARKQSKLEASQLEAQNRERLMRAPRYAELPHTWLYAPRWRPAPERASEPETEAAPKPVHCLLFADRGGVAEALARHIEAAGGRCTLVRAGTSFRSVGAGGYEVAPRAPESFHQLMASLTAAGLTPSHAVYLWNLDAPRPEALSVLELQDEALDGCGAVLYLTQALLKSGSASPSLWVVTRGAQRLEERGELPGLVGAPLWGLGKAIAYEHPELDCRRVDLDPSRDVESAALGLWTELRGGAREDQVLFREGGRHVLRLVRHRQWDWEGVGRWSFRADATYLVTGGLGGLGLMVARWMVEHGARHLVLLGRKRASDVSTQEVGEMRARGATIVSLAGVSVDSDLDFVMTGISKRMPPLRGVIHAATEVDDGILVHQTRERMGRVFAAQVAGAWNLHRWLAGRPLDFFLSLSSSTSLLGGSGQTNHLAATAFLDGFAEYRRSLGQHAQSSSWSAWMQPGDEALQALDARMRKKGVGMLPAERAFSVLEQVFGPVPAVVGVMPIHWPTFISGLPGDALPPLFEDFWGGSDAARSDASGRRELLRHVRSGSREEGRAAVLDWFRARIARVLELGASQLPEPEQTLHELGLDSLMGVELKKLLHSELRVEFPLQELLSGKSIGELSDSLYLALR, translated from the coding sequence ATGGCACACGAGGCAACGGGCCGGATTCTCGCGGAGCGGCTCGCCGCGCTATCACCCGAAAGACGCGCGTTGTTGGAGCTGGCGCTGAAGTCTCGCGGGACGGCGACGTCCGGCGAGGCACCCAGCGCTCGGGGCCGCGCACTCACCCTGGATGCGTTCTTCCGCGCCCAGGCGGAGCAGGGCGGGGGCACGGTGGGCGCGTTCCCAACGCTCGCCCTGCTCGGGGAAGTCATCCCCGCGTTCTCCTGGCTGGACGCGGCGCGCGGGGCGGCCTCCGGCGCGCAGGCCGTGCTCCTCGCCGAGGCGCACCGGGAGCTGCGCGGCGCGCTCTTCCGGAACGTGGACCTCACGCGCTGCGAGCGCATCCTGGGCTTCGGAGCGGGGCAGGGGCAGGAACTCGTGGCGCTCGCGCGCCGCACGGCGACGCACCACCTCGTCGGGCAGGCCTCCTCCGCCGCCGAGGTGGAGTCCACGCGCCAGCTCGTGCGCAGCCACGGCCTCGAAGACCGTGTCGCCACCACCACCGAAGCACTCGGGGGGGAGGCCGCCGGTGAGCCGTTCGATCTGGCCTTCGGGCTGGAGGCGCTGCGCCAGACGGAGGATCGCTCGGCGCTCTTCTCTGCCCTCGGCAAGCGCGTGAAGGAAGGGGGCCAGCTGGTCCTGGGTGACCTCTTCCTTCGCACCCGCCTGTCGCTCCCTCACGTCGAGCGACTGGGCCTGCCGCTCCTGGACGAGCTGTGCGCGGACCTCTCCGCCCATGGCTTCCTCATCGAGGACTGCGTGGACGCGGCGCGCGAGGCCGCGAACTACCTCCACGCGCCGGGCCTGGAGGCGCAGCTCCAGCGGCTGGGTTGGGCGGCGGATGATGTCCGGACCGAGGTCGCGCGGGCCCACGAGGCGCTCGCGGGATTGCTCGCGGGAGACGCCGTCTCGTACCTGCTGTTGACCGCGCGCAAGCAGTCCAAGCTGGAGGCGTCCCAGCTCGAAGCCCAGAACCGCGAGCGGCTCATGCGTGCCCCGCGCTACGCGGAGCTGCCGCACACGTGGCTGTACGCGCCGCGCTGGCGGCCCGCTCCGGAGCGCGCGAGCGAACCCGAGACGGAGGCCGCGCCCAAGCCTGTTCACTGTCTGCTCTTCGCGGACCGGGGGGGCGTGGCGGAGGCGCTGGCGCGGCACATCGAGGCGGCTGGCGGACGGTGCACGCTCGTGCGCGCCGGTACCTCATTCCGCTCGGTCGGCGCGGGCGGATACGAAGTCGCCCCGCGCGCGCCCGAGTCCTTCCATCAGCTCATGGCTTCGCTCACCGCCGCCGGCCTCACGCCGTCGCATGCGGTGTACCTGTGGAACCTGGACGCCCCTCGGCCCGAAGCGCTGTCGGTCCTCGAGCTTCAGGACGAGGCGCTCGATGGTTGCGGCGCGGTGCTGTACCTCACCCAGGCGCTGCTCAAGAGCGGCTCCGCGTCGCCCTCGCTCTGGGTCGTCACCCGCGGGGCGCAGCGCCTGGAGGAGCGGGGCGAGCTGCCCGGACTGGTGGGCGCTCCGCTGTGGGGCCTGGGCAAGGCCATCGCGTATGAGCACCCCGAGCTGGATTGCCGTCGCGTGGACCTCGACCCCAGTCGGGATGTCGAGTCCGCCGCGCTCGGGCTCTGGACGGAGCTGCGCGGTGGAGCGCGCGAGGACCAGGTCCTGTTCCGCGAGGGAGGCCGGCACGTGCTGCGGCTCGTTCGCCATCGCCAGTGGGATTGGGAGGGAGTGGGGCGCTGGTCGTTCCGCGCGGACGCCACGTATCTCGTGACGGGCGGACTCGGAGGACTCGGGCTGATGGTGGCCCGCTGGATGGTGGAGCACGGCGCGCGCCACCTCGTGCTGCTCGGGCGCAAGCGCGCCAGCGACGTGTCCACCCAGGAGGTGGGCGAGATGCGCGCCCGAGGCGCGACCATCGTCTCGCTCGCGGGCGTCTCGGTGGACTCGGACCTCGACTTCGTGATGACGGGCATCTCCAAGCGCATGCCTCCCTTGCGCGGCGTCATCCACGCGGCGACGGAGGTCGATGACGGCATCCTCGTGCACCAGACGCGTGAGCGCATGGGGCGCGTGTTCGCGGCGCAGGTCGCGGGCGCGTGGAACCTCCACCGCTGGCTGGCGGGCAGGCCGCTCGATTTCTTCCTCTCGCTGTCGTCCTCGACGTCGCTGCTCGGGGGCTCGGGGCAGACGAACCACCTGGCGGCCACGGCCTTCCTGGATGGCTTCGCCGAGTACCGCCGCTCGCTGGGACAACACGCCCAAAGCTCCAGTTGGAGCGCGTGGATGCAGCCAGGTGACGAAGCCCTCCAGGCCCTGGATGCGCGCATGCGCAAGAAGGGCGTGGGCATGCTGCCCGCCGAGCGCGCCTTCTCCGTGCTGGAGCAGGTCTTCGGGCCCGTGCCCGCGGTGGTGGGCGTCATGCCCATCCACTGGCCGACCTTCATCAGCGGACTCCCGGGCGATGCCCTGCCGCCGTTGTTCGAGGACTTCTGGGGCGGCTCGGACGCGGCTCGGAGTGACGCGAGCGGGCGTCGCGAGCTGCTGCGCCACGTGCGGAGCGGCTCGCGCGAGGAGGGCCGCGCGGCGGTGCTCGACTGGTTCCGCGCGAGGATCGCGCGAGTGCTGGAGCTGGGCGCCTCCCAGCTCCCCGAGCCCGAGCAGACGTTGCACGAGCTGGGCCTCGATTCGTTGATGGGCGTGGAGCTGAAGAAGCTGTTGCACAGCGAGCTTCGCGTCGAGTTCCCCCTTCAGGAGCTGCTGTCCGGCAAGAGCATCGGTGAGCTGTCGGACTCCCTCTACCTGGCGCTGCGCTGA